The Fusobacterium necrophorum subsp. necrophorum genome has a window encoding:
- a CDS encoding ribonuclease J yields MSKLEDGKGGFDNIRKTLKNIKNEIDELKSPKKKKQVNLKKEMKINEKKAEKKETKKAGSKSLPSKKEDKMFVIPLGGLEEVGKNMTVLQYKDEIIVVDVGAIFPDESLPGVDLVIPDFTFLENNKEKIKGVFITHAHEDHIGAIPYLYEKIGKDIPIYGGKLTMAFVKSKFDNVGLSKKLPKMKVVTGRTKVKVGKYFSVEFVKVTHSITDSYSVSIKSPAGHVFHTGDFKIDLTPVDGDGVDFARLAELGDEGVDLLLSDSTNSEVEGFTPSEKSVGEAFKQEFMRAKGRIIIAVFASHIHRIQQIIDIAVRNHRKIAIDGRSLVKVFEIAPTVGCLNIPEGALVSLAEVDKLKDNKVVILCTGTQGEPMAALSRIAKNMHKHIKVKEGDTVIISATPIPGNEKAASSNINNLLRFDAEVVFKKIAGIHVSGHGSKEEQKLMLNLIKPKHFMPVHGELRMLKAHMKTAMETGVAKNNIFITQNGNKVEVTKNYVKINGKVTAGETLVDGLGIGDIGSAVIKDRQQLSQDGIVVVAYTIERKTGKIIAGPEIATRGFVYMKDAEELMKEASDLLEEKIPFSEKYLPKEWGLLKNNVKDCAAKFFYNKTKRNPMILPIITEL; encoded by the coding sequence ATGAGTAAATTAGAGGATGGAAAGGGTGGATTTGACAATATTAGAAAAACATTAAAGAATATTAAAAATGAAATAGATGAGTTAAAATCACCGAAAAAGAAGAAACAAGTAAATTTGAAAAAAGAAATGAAAATAAATGAAAAAAAAGCAGAAAAAAAAGAAACTAAGAAGGCAGGAAGTAAATCTCTTCCTTCCAAAAAGGAAGATAAAATGTTTGTTATTCCTTTAGGAGGATTGGAAGAAGTCGGGAAAAATATGACGGTATTGCAATACAAGGATGAAATTATTGTTGTGGATGTCGGGGCAATTTTTCCAGATGAAAGTTTGCCGGGAGTTGATTTAGTCATTCCGGATTTTACCTTTTTAGAAAATAATAAAGAAAAGATCAAGGGAGTGTTTATTACTCATGCTCATGAGGATCATATTGGAGCCATACCCTATTTATATGAGAAAATTGGAAAGGATATTCCAATTTATGGGGGAAAATTGACAATGGCTTTTGTGAAATCAAAATTTGACAATGTAGGACTTTCCAAAAAATTACCAAAAATGAAGGTAGTAACTGGCAGAACAAAGGTAAAAGTAGGAAAGTATTTTAGCGTGGAATTTGTAAAGGTAACGCATTCCATTACGGATTCTTATTCCGTGTCGATCAAGTCTCCGGCAGGACATGTGTTTCATACAGGAGATTTTAAGATTGATTTGACACCGGTAGATGGAGACGGAGTTGATTTTGCAAGATTGGCAGAGTTGGGAGATGAGGGAGTGGATCTATTATTGTCCGATTCCACAAATTCGGAAGTCGAAGGATTTACCCCGTCAGAAAAAAGTGTTGGAGAAGCATTTAAACAAGAATTTATGAGAGCAAAGGGAAGAATTATCATTGCCGTTTTTGCTTCTCATATTCATAGAATTCAACAAATTATTGATATTGCAGTGAGAAATCATAGAAAAATCGCGATTGATGGAAGAAGTTTAGTGAAAGTATTCGAGATTGCTCCGACGGTAGGTTGTTTGAATATTCCGGAGGGAGCTTTGGTTTCTTTGGCGGAGGTGGATAAATTAAAAGATAATAAAGTGGTTATTCTATGTACCGGAACACAAGGAGAACCTATGGCAGCACTTTCCAGAATTGCTAAGAATATGCACAAGCATATTAAAGTTAAAGAGGGGGATACAGTCATTATTTCGGCGACTCCCATTCCCGGAAATGAAAAGGCAGCTTCCAGCAACATCAACAATTTATTACGATTTGATGCTGAAGTTGTGTTTAAAAAAATTGCCGGGATTCATGTTTCTGGACATGGAAGCAAAGAAGAACAAAAGTTGATGTTAAATTTAATTAAGCCAAAACATTTTATGCCGGTTCATGGAGAATTAAGAATGTTAAAGGCTCATATGAAAACAGCAATGGAAACAGGAGTTGCCAAGAATAATATTTTTATTACTCAAAATGGAAACAAAGTGGAAGTAACAAAAAATTATGTGAAAATTAATGGAAAAGTTACTGCCGGAGAGACTTTGGTTGACGGATTGGGAATTGGCGATATTGGAAGTGCCGTAATTAAAGACAGACAACAACTTTCTCAAGATGGTATTGTTGTCGTGGCATATACCATTGAACGAAAAACAGGAAAGATTATTGCAGGACCAGAAATTGCGACAAGAGGTTTTGTTTATATGAAAGATGCGGAAGAATTGATGAAAGAGGCATCTGACTTATTGGAAGAGAAGATACCATTTTCCGAAAAATATCTTCCGAAAGAATGGGGATTGTTAAAAAATAATGTCAAAGATTGTGCAGCAAAATTCTTCTATAATAAAACCAAACGAAATCCCATGATTTTACCAATTATTACAGAACTATAA